A portion of the Cryptomeria japonica chromosome 5, Sugi_1.0, whole genome shotgun sequence genome contains these proteins:
- the LOC131876198 gene encoding disease resistance protein RUN1-like, with translation MEGGFASYHVTINHRGPDVKKTLASLIYRNLRKYGLRVFLDVEELQTGDSLSLAIDRAIQSASLHICIFSETYAESAWCFNELVWILACENAKVIPIFYGIQPSDLRYTVTGAYAEAFRNHRIRGRVDTQRLKIWQNALNKVSHISGLVFVKEKDDLGELMDRIEDTVLREVRREALDVARYPVGLDKAAEHFQNEVFYETELSDIKVVGIVGPGGSGKSTLARHLYNAKRFEFSRCCFLSEVSEKKLSSVQQKLVTKLVGLQPHEHIDNTSEGRSMIQHRLAGYRVFIVFDGVDNMDQMENLLFVVKKVIGPGSLIFVTSRDRGLLASSEIKTLYDVKLLNAKDSQKLFCFHAFQRPEPSEGFQDLVHELVNLCGGFPLALKVLGGYLSGKSDRSYWIRQVGNFRKQLPENILDKVLRQSYDSLEREEKEAFLDVAHFLVGENKDLAIRVLDGLGHSGKDCLDTLHQKGLVEFQSLNVEDQYIMPFDELGNTICLKQISGLWGASMQVAVLEGAPRLFVREGHASCLKARYLRLFEEWSKVEENNYCKLQSKPYSVRGIYTDEDHEKLQLPEVLQDEEICGLNILMLRCPLDINNFSGDLIWLRLTKCNCICIPSSLSLTSLRVLELSDVNLKDLNNLCDAGETPSQLFSKKCLLFKRFPSGPCFHRRRNCEVLSSSRPENRFQLLFSKLPTSFTQLLQLQYLSLRDCKKLVLKDLGEISTLEYLNLEGCILLSELPRGTTHQRSLRYLNVLHTTVELPEGLEQLESLEQLFVGSIMLTTLPSSLNNLGQLKELILFECFNLSDIGDSIEKLVHLERLRISRCSAMRMLPERIAWTNIKNLDVRWCLMFEGFKIENNSGRTPSERFLIRRADPGADDFSNSEMKASHHISCLTNLIIRDSRITQVYIPQAKSLCPNLETVDLSNNLCLTRIEGLPDSLISLKLMDCRALKALTCLSNLTRLKSLDISGCD, from the exons ATGGAAGGAGGTTTTGCAAGCTATCATGTAACCATAAATCACAGAGGGCCTGATGTAAAGAAAACCCTTGCAAGTCTTATCTACCGCAATCTTAGAAAATATGGACTGCGCGTGTTCCTTGATGTGGAGGAGCTGCAAACAGGAGATTCTTTATCTCTTGCGATTGACAGAGCAATTCAAAGCGCCTCCCTTCATATTTGCATTTTCTCTGAGACCTATGCTGAATCTGCGTGGTGCTTCAATGAACTGGTTTGGATATTGGCCTGTGAGAATGCCAAGGTTATCCCTATTTTCTATGGCATCCAACCTTCAGATCTTCGCTATACAGTCACGGGAGCGTATGCCGAAGCCTTTCGCAACCATAGAATCCGCGGAAGGGTTGACACCCAACGACTGAAGATATGGCAAAATGCGCTCAACAAGGTCTCACATATTTCTGGCTTGGTATTCGTCAAGGAGAAAGA TGACCTTggagagcttatggatagaattgaAGACACCGTGCTGAGAGAGGTGAGAAGGGAAGCATTGGATGTAGCTAGATACCCCGTGGGACTCGATAAAGCCGCAGAGCACTTTCAAAATGAGGTTTTCTATGAAACTGAATTAAGCGATATCAAGGTTGTGGGTATCGTTGGACCTGGGGGATCGGGGAAGTCAACTCTAGCTAGACATCTCTACAACGCAAAGCGTTTCGAATTCAGTAGATGTTGTTTCTTGTCTGAGGTGAGTGAAAAGAAATTATCATCTGTGCAGCAAAAGCTGGTGACAAAACTTGTGGGTTTGCAGCCACATGAGCATATTGACAACACCAGTGAAGGGAGAAGCATGATTCAACATCGTCTGGCTGGTTACCGGGTTTTCATTGTTTTCGATGGTGTGGATAACATGGATCAAATGGAGAATCTTTTATTCGTAGTGAAGAAAGTTATAGGACCTGGTAGTTTGATTTTCGTTACATCTCGTGACAGAGGTCTGCTTGCATCTTCTGAGATAAAAACATTGTATGATGTAAAATTACTTAACGCAAAAGACAGCCAAAAGCTGTTCTGTTTCCATGCTTTCCAGCGCCCCGAACCATCAGAAGGCTTTCAAGATCTGGTGCATGAGCTGGTTAATCTGTGTGGTGGCTTTCCTTTGGCTTTGAAAGTTTTAGGTGGATATCTCTCTGGTAAAAGTGACAGAAGCTACTGGATCCGGCAGGTGGGAAACTTCCGAAAACAACTACCAGAGAACATTTTAGACAAGGTACTAAGACAAAGCTATGACTCTCTTGAAAGAGAGGAGAAAGAAGCATTTTTGGACGTTGCCCACTTCTTAGTAGGAGAGAATAAAGATCTGGCAATTAGGGTTTTGGACGGACTGGGTCACAGCGGCAAAGACTGTCTCGATACTCTTCATCAGAAAGGCCTTGTGGAGTTCCAAAGCCTCAACGTGGAGGACCAGTATATCATGCCATTCGACGAGCTAGGGAATACAATATGC TTGAAACAAATCAGTGGTCTGTGGGGCGCCTCTATGCAAGTGGCAGTGTTAGAAGGTGCGCCTCGTCTATTTGTGAGAGAAGGGCATGCTAGTTGTCTCAAAGCTAGATATTTGCGGTTGTTTGAGGAGTGGAGCAAGGTAGAAGAAAACAATTATTGCAAG CTGCAATCAAAGCCCTACTCTGTTCGGGGAATTTATACTGATGAGGATCATGAGAAGCTTCAATTGCCAGAAGTTTTACAGGATGAGGAGATATGTGGATTAAATATTTTGATGCTTCGATGTCCACTTGACATCAATAATTTTTCTGGAGATTTAATATGGCTTCGCTTGACTAAGTGTAACTGCATCTGCATTCCTTCTAGTCTTTCACTGACAAGTTTAAGAGTATTGGAGCTTTCTGATGTCAATTTAAAAGACTTGAATAACTTATGTGATGCTGGTGAG ACGCCCTCACAGCTGTTTAGCAAAAAGTGCCTGCTCTTTAAGCGCTTCCCTTCAGGGCCATGCTTTCATCGTAGAAGAAATTGCGAGGTTCTCTCTTCAAGCAGGCCAGAAAATAGATTTCAGCTGTTGTTTAGCAAG TTGCCAACTTCCTTCACTCAATTATTGCAACTTCAATATCTATCATTGCGAGATTGCAAAAAACTCGTTCTCAAAGATCTCGGAGAAATCTCCACCCTGGAGTATTTAAACCTGGAAGGATGCATTTTGCTAAGTGAATTGCCCAGGGGAACCACACATCAAAGGTCTTTGAGGTACTTAAATGTACTTCATACCACTGTGGAACTGCCTGAGGGTCTTGAACAGCTGGAAAGCCTGGAACAGCTATTTGTAGGGAGTATAATGTTGACAACTCTACCATCCTCTTTGAATAACTTGGGCCAGTTAAAGGAACTGATTCTATTTGAATGCTTCAATCTATCTGACATCGGGGATTCTATTGAAAAGTTGGTGCATTTGGAAAGATTGCGGATATCCCGGTGTTCAGCTATGAGGATGTTACCAGAAAGAATTGCATGGACGAATATTAAAAATTTGGATGTGCGGTGGTGTTTAATGTTTGAAGGGTTCAAAATTGAAAATAACTCAGGTAGAACTCCATCGGAGAGATTTCTAATCCGCAGAGCAGATCCTGGAGCCGATGATTTTAGCAACTCAGAGATGAAAGCTTCTCACCATATAAGTTGTTTAACAAATCTGATCATAAGAGACAGCCGCATAACCCAAGTGTATATTCCTCAAGCCAAATCTCTTTGCCCCAATCTTGAAACTGTTGATCTTTCCAACAATCTATGTTTAACAAGGATTGAAGGTTTGCCAGACAGTTTGATAAGTCTAAAGCTGATGGATTGCCGAGCATTGAAGGCACTTACATGTCTATCTAATCTCACACGCCTTAAATCTCTTGATATTAGTGGGTGTGATTGA